A genomic stretch from Ureibacillus composti includes:
- a CDS encoding GHKL domain-containing protein: protein MELFILSIIEFIILFWAISYATQMKMSMKRILAYILLSMCPSILIFQLIGQWQGIVFLLVSSFTYFFWLSRAFLTLIHICFVLIIGVFTDNLTQVVMKPFSYDALPGMLEHYCIFTVLFILCIIIYKHSTRKIYKLLEEMKTAYMLILFIALVTMSTFYINLYLTEYLSESNLLKFNIITQITYFTIMLFVLYLTIVNIKKENHFRRVEIETAQFTDYMRSLEVINNDMQKFRHDHANILASMQGYIEINDFEGLKKYFRKHIFSAEEDTLKRNMRLANLSKLQITGIKGLILTKTLQAEKEGITVNIEVPDVIDELSMNIIDIARILGIFLDNAIEANMQNHTDKEIDIAIFKSRSNSIMIIIENTIEDDHSVKIDKIFNDGFSTKGENRGKGLSTVRSIMNTYPNVVLRTNVNNGVFSQIIEMEKSEGSQ from the coding sequence ATGGAACTATTTATATTAAGCATCATTGAATTTATTATTCTATTTTGGGCAATAAGCTACGCAACACAAATGAAAATGAGTATGAAACGTATTTTAGCTTATATCTTGCTAAGCATGTGTCCCTCCATCCTGATCTTTCAATTAATTGGTCAATGGCAAGGAATTGTTTTCTTATTAGTTAGTTCGTTTACATACTTTTTTTGGCTTTCTCGAGCGTTTCTGACTCTTATACATATCTGCTTTGTATTAATTATTGGTGTTTTTACTGACAATCTAACGCAAGTTGTAATGAAACCTTTCTCTTATGACGCCCTTCCAGGGATGTTAGAACATTACTGTATTTTCACGGTTTTATTTATTCTTTGTATCATCATTTATAAGCACTCAACTAGAAAAATTTATAAGTTGCTAGAGGAAATGAAAACAGCGTATATGCTTATTCTTTTTATTGCTCTGGTGACAATGAGTACGTTTTATATTAACCTCTATCTAACTGAGTACTTATCTGAAAGTAACTTGTTGAAATTTAATATCATTACACAGATTACTTATTTTACGATTATGCTCTTTGTTCTATATTTAACAATCGTTAATATTAAGAAGGAGAATCATTTTCGAAGAGTTGAAATTGAAACCGCTCAGTTTACAGATTATATGCGGTCGTTAGAAGTAATCAATAATGATATGCAAAAGTTCAGACATGATCACGCTAATATTTTAGCATCTATGCAGGGATATATAGAGATCAATGATTTTGAAGGCTTAAAAAAGTATTTTAGAAAACATATTTTCTCGGCAGAAGAAGATACGCTCAAAAGAAATATGCGCTTGGCTAATTTATCGAAGTTACAAATTACAGGCATAAAAGGTTTAATTCTAACCAAAACCTTGCAAGCCGAAAAAGAGGGTATAACGGTTAATATTGAAGTTCCAGATGTAATTGATGAACTGAGTATGAATATAATTGATATTGCTAGAATACTAGGAATCTTCTTAGATAATGCAATAGAAGCAAACATGCAAAATCATACTGATAAAGAAATCGATATTGCCATTTTTAAAAGTAGGTCAAATTCCATTATGATTATTATCGAAAACACAATAGAGGATGATCATTCTGTGAAAATCGATAAAATATTTAATGATGGATTCTCAACAAAAGGAGAAAATCGTGGAAAAGGACTTAGCACTGTTAGAAGCATTATGAATACCTACCCGAATGTGGTGTTGCGTACGAATGTAAATAACGGTGTATTCAGTCAAATTATTGAAATGGAAAAAAGTGAGGGAAGTCAATGA
- a CDS encoding LytTR family DNA-binding domain-containing protein, with protein sequence MKVVICEDHPQQRKLLHTIIKNYAMMNHPSVEIVLVASDAEQVLSYIENNKADCYFLDIELGDGSNGIQLADAIRKNDLLASIIFVTNYSEALKLTFKYKLAALDYIIKSSDENFSEEIISAFESAVERYEKLGQTKTTNVFQIKMGELIKNVPYENIYYFETSEDFHKIRLYEKNGVYDFYGKLKDIEEIDSTFFRCHKSCVINLQHIIEINKKDKYVKLVNGAKCTVSFRAMRNIISKVNESIVKIE encoded by the coding sequence ATGAAAGTTGTCATATGTGAAGATCATCCACAGCAACGAAAATTGCTCCATACCATTATAAAAAATTATGCCATGATGAATCATCCTAGCGTTGAAATAGTCCTTGTTGCTTCTGATGCTGAGCAGGTTTTAAGTTATATAGAAAACAATAAAGCCGATTGTTATTTCCTAGATATCGAATTGGGGGATGGAAGTAACGGGATTCAACTTGCCGATGCAATAAGAAAGAACGATCTCTTAGCTAGTATTATTTTTGTAACGAATTATTCAGAAGCATTAAAACTGACTTTTAAATACAAGTTAGCTGCCTTAGATTATATTATCAAAAGTTCTGACGAAAATTTCTCAGAAGAGATCATTAGCGCATTTGAAAGTGCAGTTGAAAGATACGAAAAATTGGGACAGACAAAGACGACTAATGTTTTCCAAATTAAGATGGGGGAATTAATAAAGAATGTCCCTTATGAAAACATTTACTACTTTGAAACATCTGAGGATTTCCATAAAATACGCCTTTATGAGAAGAATGGGGTATATGATTTTTATGGCAAACTAAAAGACATCGAAGAAATTGATTCTACCTTCTTTCGATGTCATAAGAGTTGTGTCATTAACCTCCAGCATATTATTGAAATCAATAAAAAAGATAAGTATGTCAAATTAGTAAATGGAGCGAAATGTACTGTCTCTTTTCGAGCGATGCGAAATATCATAAGTAAAGTAAATGAATCCATAGTTAAAATTGAATAA
- a CDS encoding PepSY domain-containing protein translates to MFKKFTITGFALLLLTACGTDTTEENVSTTKQPSTVSEANTTNKNNETSAVGDSSNATPNQSTTVDLTNPTVSMTEAVNIFKEAYPDAKIESIDLDADFGRLHYDIEGFDSSKEYEIEIDATTKEIKENKVETDRRDNNESLDFSAIIDPAKAIEIASKKTEVEGFSPTGWTLEAEHGKQTYTIEYEKNGSDIEIKIDASTGEILKVEVDD, encoded by the coding sequence ATGTTTAAAAAATTCACGATCACAGGATTCGCCCTACTTTTATTAACAGCATGTGGTACAGACACAACAGAAGAAAATGTAAGTACGACCAAGCAACCTAGTACTGTAAGTGAAGCCAACACTACAAATAAAAATAATGAAACAAGTGCTGTTGGAGATTCTAGTAATGCTACACCAAACCAGTCCACCACTGTTGACCTTACAAATCCAACTGTCTCTATGACAGAGGCAGTAAATATCTTTAAAGAAGCTTATCCAGATGCAAAAATTGAATCCATTGACTTAGATGCGGACTTTGGTCGATTACATTATGATATCGAAGGATTTGATTCATCAAAAGAATATGAAATAGAAATTGATGCAACTACAAAAGAAATAAAAGAAAATAAAGTTGAAACAGATAGAAGAGATAATAATGAATCATTAGATTTTTCAGCCATTATTGACCCAGCTAAAGCAATTGAAATTGCTTCTAAAAAAACCGAAGTAGAAGGATTTTCTCCTACAGGATGGACACTTGAGGCAGAACATGGAAAACAAACGTATACGATTGAATATGAAAAGAATGGCTCCGATATAGAGATTAAAATCGATGCTTCAACTGGAGAAATCCTAAAAGTTGAAGTTGATGACTAA
- a CDS encoding PepSY domain-containing protein: MYYGNYNPMYLQNTQRISVQQAQQIALGRVPGQIMHVDLDMENGILVYEVYIMTPQNRVYEVEINAKTGRIVKVEQENDHDFYD; encoded by the coding sequence ATGTATTACGGGAATTATAATCCTATGTATTTACAAAATACCCAAAGGATTTCTGTACAACAAGCACAACAAATTGCTCTTGGAAGAGTACCCGGCCAAATTATGCATGTAGATTTGGATATGGAGAACGGTATTTTAGTATACGAAGTTTACATTATGACGCCGCAAAATAGAGTATATGAAGTTGAAATCAATGCGAAAACAGGGCGTATTGTAAAAGTAGAGCAAGAAAATGATCATGATTTTTATGATTAA
- a CDS encoding biotin/lipoyl-containing protein codes for MTSITVPKIEEGVEKILLMHWYKKPGDYIVVGEALAKFKHEDIEFDLFSEKEGTLKDLYIEEFNLVKIGNPICYIESDDAQSEEFIKEVEKLETIEDKEEPLEVVTSLAAENTIDSSIHLINKNENEQQDLFSPDAQTVPVTSISMTYKEARSLIKDLYQRAEQIFFKDDSIFFQEIKKMLRSRWVYMNNINVVYDHNIAALFPYRNYYEIIDEDFDYTKHLDISGFKGDVMTQEEVTKSFNTTDHPVFKKIVALDDFSANKHSSVTRLFATQTTNFPNSIAFKSNEYDIQIFDVVNQKNNSQGKGFFVPIFRLDGENTFEINDQTVLRLWLENKFVPRGLSTERQKEYDYLLALYQLKDLKNSDLQSELSSISIDSQSFYEKLLNSEKVRADIDPYDEKMLTDPNRGHWDLWPTDTEEKPLTIKLKNEIMAGNPKMDIREDGIVGIDFGTKSTVVVYQEASELTLPMRIGIGYLNSEVQEWHYENPTVIEFIDLEHFIELYQEKEGRPDTRWQDVTVSHNALNSLMNGKSDHYYSILNNLKQWAGEKKKQLRLRDKKGYAVLLRSFLDLTEEEINPIEIYAYYLGLYINNQHNGIYLDYTLAFPVTYEKEVRDKILKSFERGLKKTLPMPVQQDEELMKKFRVTGGATEPAAYAICALQEYGFEPEGDDVTYYGVFDFGGGTTDFDFGIWREAGLKERRYDYVIEHFASGGDRYLGGENILELLAFQVFKNNQKTMREFNISFTLPAECEKFPGSETLINESQESYLNMKQLVEKIRPLWEKHEGYEEKFERGMIRVDLFDKSGHAKLNVELLIDQDEMEQIIEKRIEKGIKNFFESLRRAFAQTESSKINKINILLAGNSGKSPVVMNLFNKWIETEVQNTLNWPDVSGNLFEIFPPLGTEDAYLKQEEKNIDVNRDIFTAPTGKTGVAFGLVQSRKGGNVKVIDRNMENDVLKFKYFLGMGKKGKFKKVIDQEDKYNIWHLFIDASEEDFEIYYTSLPEASTNQLDIKQVQRKKLRIAHVDDSAFVYIRTVSPTVIEYVVADEDSIVNNVYLSEITKVELS; via the coding sequence ATGACATCGATTACTGTTCCAAAGATAGAAGAAGGCGTTGAAAAAATTCTTCTTATGCATTGGTATAAAAAGCCTGGTGATTATATTGTGGTGGGGGAAGCCTTAGCCAAATTTAAACATGAGGACATCGAATTTGACCTTTTTTCAGAAAAAGAAGGTACCCTTAAAGACTTGTACATAGAGGAATTCAATTTAGTCAAGATTGGTAATCCAATCTGTTATATAGAGTCTGATGATGCTCAGTCAGAAGAATTTATTAAAGAAGTGGAAAAACTAGAAACAATTGAAGATAAAGAAGAACCCCTTGAGGTCGTAACAAGTTTAGCAGCGGAAAATACGATTGACAGCTCTATTCACTTAATAAATAAAAACGAGAACGAGCAGCAGGATTTATTTTCACCGGATGCACAAACTGTTCCGGTCACTTCCATATCAATGACTTATAAAGAAGCGAGGTCTTTAATTAAAGACCTATATCAGAGGGCAGAACAAATCTTCTTTAAGGATGATTCGATCTTCTTTCAAGAGATTAAAAAGATGCTCCGTTCCAGATGGGTTTATATGAATAACATAAACGTTGTCTATGATCATAACATTGCAGCTTTATTTCCATATAGAAATTACTATGAAATAATAGACGAAGATTTTGATTACACAAAGCATTTGGACATTTCTGGTTTCAAAGGAGATGTCATGACACAGGAAGAAGTTACTAAAAGTTTTAATACAACCGATCACCCTGTATTTAAGAAAATAGTTGCTTTAGATGATTTTTCCGCGAATAAACATTCTTCGGTTACAAGGTTATTTGCCACCCAAACAACTAATTTCCCTAACTCAATTGCGTTTAAATCCAATGAGTACGACATTCAAATTTTTGATGTAGTAAATCAGAAAAACAATTCGCAGGGTAAAGGATTTTTCGTTCCTATTTTCCGTTTAGATGGAGAAAATACCTTTGAAATCAACGATCAAACGGTTCTCCGGTTATGGCTAGAAAACAAATTTGTACCAAGGGGATTAAGTACGGAACGCCAGAAGGAGTATGATTATTTGCTGGCATTGTACCAATTAAAGGATTTAAAGAATAGTGATTTACAAAGTGAATTGTCATCCATTTCTATTGATTCCCAGTCCTTTTATGAGAAACTTTTAAACTCTGAAAAAGTACGAGCAGATATTGATCCGTATGATGAAAAGATGTTAACAGATCCAAACCGAGGCCATTGGGATTTATGGCCTACCGACACGGAAGAAAAACCTTTAACGATAAAATTGAAGAATGAAATAATGGCCGGAAACCCTAAAATGGATATTAGGGAGGATGGCATAGTTGGAATTGATTTTGGAACTAAAAGTACAGTGGTCGTTTATCAAGAAGCAAGTGAACTTACTCTTCCTATGCGTATAGGCATTGGGTACCTTAATTCGGAAGTACAAGAATGGCACTATGAAAATCCAACTGTGATTGAATTTATTGATTTAGAGCATTTCATAGAGCTTTATCAAGAAAAAGAAGGAAGACCAGATACAAGATGGCAGGATGTAACGGTTTCCCACAATGCTCTTAACAGCTTGATGAATGGTAAGAGTGACCATTACTATTCAATTTTAAATAATCTAAAGCAGTGGGCGGGAGAAAAGAAAAAACAACTCCGATTAAGAGACAAGAAAGGGTATGCAGTTTTATTACGTTCCTTCTTAGACTTAACCGAGGAGGAAATTAACCCAATTGAGATATACGCTTATTATCTCGGTTTGTATATCAACAACCAGCACAATGGAATTTACCTGGACTACACTTTGGCATTCCCGGTGACGTATGAAAAAGAAGTAAGAGATAAAATTCTAAAAAGTTTTGAGCGTGGATTAAAAAAGACGCTTCCTATGCCGGTACAGCAGGATGAAGAGTTAATGAAAAAATTCCGTGTCACGGGTGGGGCAACTGAACCTGCAGCTTATGCAATTTGTGCCTTGCAAGAATACGGGTTTGAACCTGAAGGTGATGACGTAACGTACTATGGCGTGTTTGATTTTGGTGGCGGTACAACAGATTTTGATTTTGGTATTTGGCGTGAGGCGGGCTTAAAAGAAAGAAGATATGACTATGTCATAGAGCATTTTGCATCGGGTGGGGATCGTTACTTAGGTGGAGAGAACATCCTAGAGCTATTAGCATTCCAAGTGTTTAAAAATAACCAAAAAACGATGCGTGAGTTCAATATTTCATTTACTCTCCCAGCAGAATGTGAGAAATTCCCCGGAAGTGAGACGCTAATTAATGAATCACAGGAATCCTATTTAAATATGAAACAATTGGTAGAAAAAATTAGGCCTCTTTGGGAAAAACATGAAGGGTATGAAGAAAAGTTTGAAAGAGGCATGATCCGGGTAGACTTGTTTGACAAATCTGGCCATGCAAAACTCAATGTGGAGCTTTTGATCGATCAAGATGAGATGGAACAAATAATTGAGAAAAGAATTGAAAAAGGGATTAAAAACTTCTTTGAGTCTTTAAGAAGAGCTTTTGCTCAGACAGAATCTAGCAAAATCAATAAAATAAATATTCTCCTTGCGGGTAATTCAGGTAAATCCCCGGTTGTGATGAATCTATTTAATAAATGGATTGAAACGGAAGTACAAAATACTCTAAACTGGCCTGATGTGTCTGGAAATCTTTTTGAGATTTTTCCACCACTAGGGACAGAAGATGCTTATTTAAAGCAAGAAGAAAAGAACATAGACGTTAACCGAGATATTTTTACTGCTCCTACAGGAAAAACAGGTGTTGCCTTTGGACTTGTACAAAGCCGAAAAGGCGGAAATGTAAAAGTTATAGACCGAAATATGGAAAATGATGTATTGAAGTTTAAGTACTTTCTTGGCATGGGGAAAAAAGGTAAATTCAAAAAAGTGATTGATCAAGAAGATAAGTATAACATTTGGCATTTATTCATTGATGCGTCAGAAGAAGATTTTGAGATTTATTACACAAGTCTACCGGAAGCAAGTACCAACCAACTTGATATTAAACAGGTTCAGCGTAAAAAGCTTCGAATCGCGCATGTAGATGATTCAGCTTTCGTTTATATTCGGACTGTTAGCCCAACTGTTATCGAATACGTTGTGGCAGACGAAGACTCAATTGTAAATAATGTTTATTTAAGTGAAATTACTAAAGTGGAATTAAGTTAG
- a CDS encoding PhzF family phenazine biosynthesis protein, with protein MEKVNYSIVDVFAEGKYTGNPLAVFKNAGNISDSEMQQIAKEVNYSETTFILSDSKNDSGYDVRIFTPNEEVPFAGHPTLGTAYIIQNEVLEKPLTELILNFKGGQIPVSFNKEEVLWMKQNEPTFGQILDPNKVSYILNIDKENIDERFPIQEVSTGLPVIIVPLKSLEAVKQVRINKEKYFELIEHTEAKAIMVFSPETYHSENDLNVRDFADYYGIPEDAATGSANGCLAAYLVKYQYFKKSEINIRVEQGYEIERPSLLFLKAVEDNGKFNVYVGGKVVKIAQGEWFL; from the coding sequence ATGGAGAAAGTGAATTATTCTATTGTTGATGTGTTTGCAGAGGGTAAGTATACAGGAAATCCACTTGCAGTTTTTAAAAATGCTGGGAATATTTCCGATAGTGAAATGCAGCAAATAGCCAAAGAAGTTAATTATTCTGAAACCACTTTTATTTTGTCAGATTCAAAAAATGATAGTGGTTATGATGTTCGAATTTTTACACCTAATGAAGAGGTTCCTTTTGCTGGCCATCCGACTTTAGGAACTGCCTATATCATTCAAAACGAAGTATTAGAAAAACCTTTGACTGAACTTATTTTAAATTTTAAAGGTGGTCAAATACCGGTTTCATTCAATAAAGAAGAAGTTCTATGGATGAAACAAAATGAACCAACTTTTGGTCAAATTTTAGATCCTAATAAAGTTTCTTATATTTTAAATATTGATAAAGAAAACATAGATGAACGATTTCCTATCCAAGAGGTTTCAACTGGACTTCCAGTGATTATTGTACCTTTAAAATCTTTAGAAGCAGTTAAACAAGTAAGAATAAATAAAGAAAAATACTTTGAATTAATTGAACATACGGAAGCAAAAGCAATAATGGTTTTTTCTCCTGAAACATATCATTCGGAAAATGATTTAAATGTTCGAGACTTTGCAGATTATTATGGTATTCCTGAAGACGCAGCTACTGGTAGTGCTAATGGATGTTTAGCAGCTTATTTAGTTAAATATCAATATTTCAAAAAAAGTGAAATTAATATACGAGTAGAACAAGGATATGAGATTGAAAGACCATCTTTATTGTTTTTAAAAGCAGTTGAAGATAATGGTAAATTCAATGTTTATGTAGGAGGTAAAGTAGTAAAAATTGCTCAAGGTGAATGGTTTCTTTAA
- a CDS encoding DUF523 domain-containing protein, which translates to MILVSSCLAGLEVRYNGTHCLNNKIMKLIEEKKAVALCPELLGGFSTPREPAEIIGGNGEDVLDGKAKVIEKSGRDVTELYIKGAYITLKKAIDINATVVVLKEYSPSCGSSMIYNGEFIGEKIAGNGVTAALLKRNGLQVISEKQFADNFGEMI; encoded by the coding sequence ATGATATTAGTAAGTTCTTGTTTAGCAGGATTAGAGGTAAGATATAACGGCACACATTGTTTAAATAATAAGATCATGAAACTAATAGAAGAGAAAAAGGCAGTTGCCTTATGCCCCGAATTACTTGGTGGCTTTTCGACTCCTAGAGAACCTGCAGAAATAATAGGTGGTAACGGGGAAGACGTATTAGATGGAAAAGCTAAAGTAATCGAAAAATCAGGTAGAGATGTTACGGAACTATACATAAAGGGAGCTTATATTACTCTAAAAAAAGCTATTGATATTAACGCAACAGTAGTTGTACTGAAAGAGTATAGCCCCTCCTGTGGAAGTTCAATGATTTATAATGGTGAATTTATAGGAGAGAAAATTGCTGGGAATGGAGTTACAGCTGCTTTATTAAAAAGAAACGGGTTACAAGTAATTTCAGAAAAACAGTTTGCCGATAATTTTGGTGAGATGATATAA
- a CDS encoding MBL fold metallo-hydrolase codes for MIVCISLIISILISGCSSSAANENGVKDDLNIVIFKIGKADSILLSIGEQTVLIDTGEDEDGEEIIDYMKKNKMTSIDYLILTHFDKDHVGGADTVLNEVEVLNVITPNYESDSKEYKEYLEALKEHRIAPHKLTNVFNFKVGTAEFTIDPPQKESYSGDNDYSLVISVEHGKNSFLFAGDAEEERIAELIESGNLEHTFLKVPHHGRYNEKSTEFFTLIQPKYAVITSSDKNPEENEVVDALNQLGTEIYVTRNGDIFISSDGESLRINQ; via the coding sequence ATGATCGTTTGCATAAGTTTAATTATTTCTATTTTAATAAGTGGTTGTAGCTCTAGTGCTGCAAACGAAAACGGGGTAAAAGATGATTTAAATATCGTCATTTTTAAAATCGGTAAAGCCGATAGTATCCTCTTGAGCATAGGAGAGCAAACGGTTCTAATTGATACAGGGGAAGATGAGGATGGAGAAGAAATTATTGATTATATGAAAAAAAATAAAATGACTTCGATTGATTATTTGATACTAACTCATTTTGACAAAGATCATGTTGGTGGAGCTGATACAGTGTTAAATGAAGTTGAGGTATTGAATGTGATTACTCCAAATTACGAAAGTGATAGTAAAGAGTACAAAGAGTATTTGGAAGCACTAAAAGAGCATCGGATAGCTCCCCATAAATTAACAAATGTTTTTAATTTTAAAGTGGGGACCGCTGAATTCACCATTGATCCTCCACAGAAAGAGTCTTACTCTGGGGATAATGATTATTCCCTCGTAATCAGTGTAGAACATGGAAAGAATAGTTTTTTATTTGCTGGAGACGCAGAAGAAGAACGAATTGCAGAACTAATTGAATCAGGAAATTTGGAGCATACCTTTTTGAAGGTACCCCATCATGGTCGATATAATGAAAAAAGTACAGAATTTTTCACCTTAATCCAACCTAAGTATGCTGTTATCACTTCTTCAGATAAAAATCCAGAAGAAAATGAGGTTGTAGACGCTCTAAACCAATTAGGAACGGAAATATATGTAACAAGAAATGGGGACATTTTTATTTCTAGTGATGGAGAATCCCTTCGCATAAATCAATAA
- a CDS encoding CotH kinase family protein, with protein MQVKKRWIILPMISAILLTIAAIYFVQVFDLENTDPAYSYNKKLFNEDVVTTIDITIDDKDWEDMLANPLNEEYKEASVTINGEAISNVAIRTKGNSSLTSVAQGDSQRYSLKVDFNYFDSTQSYYGLTKLNLNNNFSDSTQMKEFVSYELMEQMGIATPSHSYLKVMVNDEYYGLMLGVEAIDETFIAQNYNTAKGYLFKPDGTGSDLVYISDSLEDYEGIEVKMNEDSIDDSNLISMIKSINEGEGYEEFVNTDQMLRYFAMNTALVSLDSYQGQMKHNYYLYEDEDGVFSILPWDYNMSFGGFGLGGMGGGDRPDMSPNADASGELKNEQEANQAQNFDSAKMPSRQQNDESMEPANGQTAEAGPPQMPGGDPQPGGMMMGSGDLLSEDAINFSIYEPVSGTSLTNRPLLNVLLSDESLHAQYETYLEQIATEILTEENVAAITSKLGKLLVPYIEEDPSKFSTTEDFLEGVSGDNSLPEFAKQRSESILAQLTGDLVVESTQTSSMVPEMGGQRDQQNANGERSQNGNPPQINEGMQGGFDINSMSAEEFEQFLDRIQDGNFPITLPDNFDSMTTEEKKSYLTEQMENMTQQGPGSANGNKNRPMMNNEASETDESTGEFTKTDVYQLLIYLAIALIAIFFVRRICR; from the coding sequence ATGCAAGTTAAAAAGAGATGGATTATTTTACCGATGATTTCTGCAATTCTCTTAACTATAGCGGCTATTTATTTTGTACAAGTATTTGACCTTGAAAATACAGACCCAGCTTATTCATATAATAAAAAGCTATTTAATGAAGATGTCGTTACAACCATTGACATTACAATTGATGATAAAGATTGGGAAGATATGTTAGCGAATCCATTAAATGAAGAATACAAGGAAGCTTCCGTTACTATAAATGGAGAAGCGATTTCGAATGTAGCAATTCGAACAAAAGGAAATTCTTCTTTAACTTCGGTTGCACAAGGTGATTCACAACGCTATAGCTTAAAAGTTGACTTTAATTATTTTGATTCTACTCAAAGTTACTATGGTTTGACAAAATTAAATTTAAATAATAATTTTAGTGACTCTACTCAAATGAAAGAATTTGTATCATATGAGTTAATGGAGCAAATGGGGATTGCAACACCATCCCATTCGTATTTGAAAGTCATGGTAAACGACGAATACTATGGGCTAATGCTTGGTGTAGAAGCGATTGATGAAACATTTATTGCCCAGAATTATAATACGGCAAAAGGTTATTTATTCAAGCCTGATGGGACAGGAAGCGATCTTGTCTATATCAGTGATTCTCTAGAAGATTACGAGGGAATCGAAGTGAAAATGAATGAGGATAGTATTGATGACTCTAATCTTATTTCCATGATTAAATCAATTAACGAAGGTGAAGGATATGAAGAATTTGTAAATACAGATCAAATGCTTCGTTACTTTGCTATGAATACAGCACTCGTTAGTCTTGATAGTTACCAAGGTCAGATGAAACATAACTATTATTTATATGAGGATGAAGATGGTGTATTTTCTATTTTGCCCTGGGATTATAATATGTCCTTTGGTGGATTTGGTTTAGGTGGTATGGGTGGAGGCGATCGCCCTGATATGTCTCCTAATGCTGATGCATCTGGCGAATTGAAAAATGAGCAAGAAGCTAACCAAGCTCAAAATTTTGATTCTGCTAAAATGCCAAGTAGACAACAAAATGATGAAAGTATGGAACCGGCCAATGGTCAGACAGCTGAAGCAGGGCCCCCTCAAATGCCAGGAGGAGACCCGCAACCTGGAGGGATGATGATGGGGTCAGGAGATTTACTTTCCGAAGATGCAATTAACTTCAGCATTTATGAGCCAGTTTCAGGAACTTCATTAACCAATCGACCATTATTAAATGTGTTATTAAGTGATGAGAGCCTACACGCACAGTACGAAACCTATCTAGAACAAATCGCGACAGAAATTTTAACAGAAGAAAATGTTGCAGCCATTACATCGAAGTTAGGAAAGTTACTAGTGCCTTATATTGAAGAAGATCCATCGAAATTTTCAACAACAGAAGATTTTTTAGAAGGGGTTAGTGGAGATAATAGCTTACCTGAATTTGCAAAACAACGTAGTGAATCAATCTTAGCACAGTTAACAGGCGATCTTGTTGTCGAATCTACCCAAACATCTTCCATGGTGCCTGAAATGGGTGGCCAAAGAGATCAGCAAAATGCCAATGGAGAGCGTTCCCAAAACGGTAATCCCCCACAAATAAATGAGGGAATGCAAGGCGGCTTTGATATTAACTCTATGTCTGCCGAAGAGTTTGAGCAGTTTTTAGATAGAATTCAAGACGGTAATTTCCCTATCACATTACCAGACAACTTTGATTCAATGACAACAGAAGAGAAAAAATCCTATTTAACAGAACAGATGGAAAATATGACTCAACAAGGTCCAGGTAGTGCTAATGGAAATAAGAACAGACCTATGATGAATAATGAAGCAAGTGAAACGGATGAGTCGACTGGTGAATTCACCAAAACAGATGTATACCAGCTCCTAATCTATTTGGCAATAGCATTGATTGCCATATTCTTTGTACGACGGATTTGTAGATAA